The genomic interval ATGTGTGTGGTAATTCTCCTGCACGTGCGTCATAATTTGATTTGATGGCAGACGTTGACCTAGAGAATGCAGCTTCTCCCGAAGCCCAGctagaagagagagagagagaagtcGAACAGGAGGCCGTCGAACTGCCAGAAGGTATCGAGAAAGATCTTTGCAGTGTAGCAGAAGTCATACACAATCGATAAGAAGCTAGCAGTACTACACAAGTACGCCAAGCTCGgtggaaacaaaacaaaagttgCCGGGGAATGTGGATTGTTCCTTCAGTGCATACAGGGTTGAGTCAAAGATAGGTACAGGCAAAAGATGATCGTCAGACAGCAGTGAGAAAGAGAAGATATATGTTTCGAAAAATGCTGATCAAGTGAAAAGAGAGGGAAGTATCCTGATATCGAAGCGGAGGTTGTCAGCTGGATAGAGGATTTCCATCAGAAGGGTAGGACAGTCAATGGCAGCTTAATCAAATGGTATGCAAAGAAAGTCTATGACAAGCACTATTCGAAGGAAGATGACTTTCATGCATCAAATGGTTGGCTAAAGCAGTTTACATCTCGCCATGGACTAACTTCTAGGACAGTGTCTTCTCAAGGTCAGAAAGTGCCAAGTGATGCTAATTGTCTTGCTGAAAAATTTTTTCAATACACTAAGGAAATGACTGACAAAATAAACTTTGAACTGAGGTCCATAGGTAACATGGACGAAACACCTCTATGGTTCGATTTACCTTGCAGTAAATCTTATGACTTTTGTGGTGTAAAGTCTGTGCAGGCAAGAACAACATGGAAAGAAAACTGCGATATACGGTACGTTGTCCTATCTGCAATGGCTGATGGCACCAAACTGCCATGCATGGttacttttaattaaaggtCTGAAAAGTGTTCCAAAAGGACGTTTCCCCAATGATTTTATAGAGCAAGTGAGCAAAAAAGGGTTTATGACGGCAGAGCTACTGCACAAATAGAAGCAGTGTGTCAGGAAGACAAGGACAGGAGGATTCACCCAAGCCATCATTGTTTGATAGTGCTAGCTAGGAGTCACCTAAAAAGAACCACTGTTTCTTTCTTAAGCAGCACTACAACTCTGAAGTTGCCATTATTCCTGGTGAGATGACACCTTTACTTCAACTTGCAGATGTACACGGGAATTACCCTTCTAGAGTGCCATGAGATACGTGGCTGCAGTGGCTTAGCGAGGGAGAAGAAGAATACACAGCTAGTGGCAAGAGAAGTGCTTCCTATGAAATGGTTGTCAATTGGGTATCGGAGTGTTGGAAAGCAATTCCAATAGAACTGATTCAAAAGTCCTTTGTCCAACGTGGAATGCCTTGGAGTTCACCTGACCAGCTTAATGAAAGACTGAGATGCCTTCTAGCAGATGAACAGTTTAAACAAGCAGAAGCTAGAACACACAGGGCTGACAGATGAGGAGGAAGAGGACGAAACGGATTACTGTTTATTTTATGTTAGTTCAGTTGAAGTATACGTCTtaatgtttatttttgttagttcaatcaatatctaagAATAGCTGCAGCATATACCTGTGGTCCTGTGTATGGGAAGGTTGGTCGAATCACATCTCTTTTCCGGCATACCGGCACCTTTGTAATCCCCGGCTCAAActggcatgcagctaaatgtgtgGAATGCGGCACATGAGCATGGTCTATTGCTGACTTTGTTTAGTGAATTTATTGTGCTTGTTTGAATGCTTTAgcttcaatttttttattattattaatgatAGAGGAAGGTCAGATAAGTTATAATTAATGGAAGTATATTTACTACTTTTTTTAACAGTGCACTTACACAATTGGGtgtttataattttaatatcaattatatgTAGTTGTCTTTTGCCAGATTTCGACAGACTGTTTGGAAGACACCTGCACAGAAACTGTTTGAAGAGGAATTGTTAAAGGTGATTATATTGCTGTTTCCATTGCTGGTTATGTTTCTGTACATTTTTGTAATTGTTGGAAGTGGGAATTTTGTTCTCGGCAATGACTATAGTTGTATGAGTCATAACTGAGATTAGGTATGcgatttaaattttgattctAAGTATTTATTTTTTGGTGTAGATGCATGTTGCTCTTTGATAATTGTATAGagatttaacttaattagtaTTGACAAAGATTACTATACATATGTAGCTTTTCATTAAGTGAGTAGTATCCAAAGCAAATAGCAGCGTAGAAACTGTGCATTTATCTATGTAATGAAGATCCGATGCAGATTTTGAGATTGCATTAAAGAAGTAGAGTTGGACAGTTTTTAAGTTTGCTTTATAAGATGCAGGAAATTTGTTGATTCACATGAGAATATGTAGAATACACAAGAATCTAGACTGAATTAATCAGGCATTTGCTATACTAGAAACATTAGCACTTGAACACTATTCAGTTCTGTGTGAGTTTTGTAAACTGCTATTAGTTTCCTTTCATCTAGTCTTAGTTGTGTACATGCTTAGTTCTATGCTTCTCTCCACCAGTAGTTGGACATAAATAGTGTTAGTACTTGGTTCTGCATGACTGTATTTTGGTTATAGTCTCTTTCAGCTCGATACACGAAGCAACATGATGAAACAGAAGAGGGCATCGAAGTAGGTCGCAAGCTAACTTTTGGTATAAAGTAACTCTCAGTATTTGTTTTAGCTTACCTACCTACCTCATCCAGACTATAGCAGGTCCAATACtgtccattaattaaagtagcaCCAGTTTACACCTGCGATTGGTTGTTATACAGTGTTTTATCAACACGGTTGGACAAGGATAAACAACGTGAGGTCATGTTGTGTGTAGTTGATCTTGCTTTTCATTTCTGTGTATTTAATGCAGGTGGATATGCATTCTCTCAAGAAGAAAATGGATGCACTTCACAAGTATTGCTATTATTCTTTTTACTTATGTTTTAGTTAGCAGGTAGTTAGTGCTATACAACCCTATTGTGAATAGAGAGAGCTTATTCGTCAGTACGATACAACTGAGGACAAGCCTAGTGGAAATTGACTGCTGACAGACACAGGAATTTACATAAATTATGTTATCTTTACTATGCTATATAGTGGTTTTGTTAGTCAGTGATTCAGTGGACACCTCATGTCAGCAACTAGAGGTGGTCTGCCGTAGCAAACTGTTGTGGTTGCAATTAGCTATCCAATGTCTCTAGAATTTGCTGTACTACATTGTAGTAGAGTTGGTTGTGTGAAAGAGTCTTAGATTGATTGTAATAAATTTCAAGTTTTCTCAAATGTTTATTCTTTGAACAGTTCTTGCCATCAGAGTGCCAGGGATTCTAGTTTACATAACATCTAGCATCATTCCTTTCTGTCAGTTGTCATAAAAGGGTAACTAAATAGCACTCAAATGGCAAAATTTTCCAACACAAGATACAAAAAAACACAATTAAATGTATTTTGGTAGGAATGGCCATACAAACCAGCAACATGAGAATATACGTGTGGATGGTTCGAAACTGTACCAGATTGAGGGTACCATGATGACTACAGTAACTCAGTGTTGCTATGGTGAGTCAGTCATGGCACCCTCAGTCCGGCTAGGAAGAAAATTTAGTACACATAAGCACATTGTAAAACATTGAGTACTAGTCAAACCAAATGAACTTCAGTGGCTGTCATCAAGTGCTTAATAGTCTTTGTAACAAACATGGACAGTTGTCAGCTTCATGCAATGACATTGCTATCAAGCTACATGCACCCGAACAGAAAAGAGTGGACAGTATTCCTGCTGCTGGTGAATGCAATGTCATTTGAGATGTAATGcaaatgcaaatatttaatttgATTTGCCAAATAGGCTATTCCACCTTCTTCTTTCAGAACTGGAATGCACATTTGATTAATTGAGTCATCGGTTTTAGAAGACTCTTCCAATCGTTTCAAGAGGGGAATTGTCTTCCAGGGTCTTCTGGAAAAACCCAATTGCATGCACTCCAGGTTTCATGTCATTATCATACATGCACCCAGGCATGTATGATAATGTATGAGATGAGACATTCCACTAGTCCATCCTTCCGTTTTCCTGTCACCATACCAACCCATCACCAGAGCTGGATATTGAGACCTAAGGCATTGACATGTTTGGAACACTGCCAACCTTGACACAAAGCATACTGActcagtgttctagccaggatatTTTGCCAACcatcaatatgacgtcatcaaatataatgacgtcagACAAtaacgtcatcaaatgtttaatGGTGATAACATCATATTTTTACTTTACCTTTCCCTATTTGTACTATGCAGAGTCTTATTCATGTATATTAGTTACTGCATAattggtagactattcaatatagAACAGCCACTCTGGACTTGTCGAATAAACCTCTTTGGACATAACCTTGTTGAACAtaacacagatagacatataATACACTACATTATTACAATaacaagttgacttaattaagttaaaactGGGATTGTGAGCTGAGCTTTGcaagagtaagttgtgcatataTGTTGGCTACTGTGCCGTCAAACTTAAGAAATGAATAGTATTTAATGAATAGTATAGGGATACTAAGGTATAGCTATGCCTTCTGACCATTTATCCTTTTTTTGATCATAACTAAGATGCTACGTTTCTAGTAGTCTAGCGTAATCATGTGTAAAATCCATACAAAAGACGGTACTGGCAAGAACACTGCTGACTGATGTAAAACCAGTGCATAATGTTGCTTGACTGCCACAATGACATCTAAAGTTCAGACACATTTTACTTCACCTTGATATCTTATCATTAGTTAGAATATTTCAGTACATGTCCAAGTAGTACTTTAGTTTACATTACACAACACTTCAATATAACATTACAAAATTCTACCAAATACCTAGTTACAATttagaacaacaacagcataTTGCTAAAACAACTAACAGCAAAGGTATAATACTAAATGTCAGGAAGAGCCGAAAATGAGACCAAGCTGTAAAATAGCAACCAGCTTTGTAGGGAACCTCCCATCCATAACTATATGGGTATCTCCATTTCTTAAGCATTTCTGGGGGATCGTTGGGGCCCTGGAGCATACGACCCTCAAATTTGATTGGCTTGGTTGGGTTGATCAAACTAGCAGGGAAATGATATCTGAAGACATCTTCCAGTTCACATCGAATAACGAAATTATCTGACTTCCGAATTACGTGCATGAAAATATCAACACACGTGCTGTTGCTGCTTTGCAAGCATATTGCAAGACGAcatgttgtttgtctcttcattGTCAGTCCCTTACGTTTGAGAAGAGTTTTCACATCTGGTATTGACTCTATCTCATCTTTCATAAGCCCAGCATCGACATCCCAGTCCCAAGGAATCAGTTTTCCATTTCTATCAGCGCCTAGAAGTGTACCGTAGTCGATCCAATACCGTAATCGTGCTGACTCCGCCCAGCTGGCGAAAGCAAATAGAACTTCtatcaattgtcttgatctcTCCGGCTTCATATTGCAAGGCTGTCCAATCCGTAGAAATCCCTTCAACTTTAACGGAAGATTCCACACGTGCACGTCTTCAACCATGTTGTAACGGAGGCCTGTTTctattaaca from Corticium candelabrum chromosome 14, ooCorCand1.1, whole genome shotgun sequence carries:
- the LOC134189802 gene encoding ribitol 5-phosphate transferase FKRP-like → MARRYGKGKGTFLCSSAGRRITCFVVVCLLIETGLRYNMVEDVHVWNLPLKLKGFLRIGQPCNMKPERSRQLIEVLFAFASWAESARLRYWIDYGTLLGADRNGKLIPWDWDVDAGLMKDEIESIPDVKTLLKRKGLTMKRQTTCRLAICLQSSNSTCVDIFMHVIRKSDNFVIRCELEDVFRYHFPASLINPTKPIKFEGRMLQGPNDPPEMLKKWRYPYSYGWEVPYKAGCYFTAWSHFRLFLTFSIIPLLLVVLAICCCCSKL